One genomic segment of Campylobacter sp. includes these proteins:
- a CDS encoding CreA family protein: MKKFILAAILAAFAFAGDYELVGSVNTSFRIFGKDDRIEVIAVKDPKIDGVTCYVSYAKKGGAKEIIGVEEDRSEASVSCVQTAPKIIIKEELKKEDIFEKRSSLIFKKTHVVRLYDAVQGSLIYLVYSDKVIDGSPNNSISAIPCRQAVGDVCELAYTQGKKQ; the protein is encoded by the coding sequence ATGAAAAAATTTATTCTAGCAGCTATTTTAGCGGCTTTTGCTTTTGCGGGCGATTACGAGCTCGTAGGTAGCGTAAATACTTCGTTTAGAATTTTTGGCAAAGACGATCGCATCGAAGTTATCGCGGTTAAAGATCCTAAGATCGACGGCGTGACCTGCTACGTCTCTTACGCCAAAAAAGGCGGTGCCAAAGAGATCATCGGCGTGGAGGAGGACCGCTCCGAAGCCTCTGTGTCGTGCGTGCAGACAGCGCCTAAAATCATCATCAAAGAGGAGCTGAAAAAAGAGGATATTTTTGAAAAACGCAGCTCGTTAATTTTCAAAAAGACCCACGTAGTTAGGCTTTACGACGCGGTGCAGGGCTCGCTAATCTATTTGGTTTATTCAGACAAAGTGATCGACGGCTCGCCCAATAACTCGATCTCGGCTATCCCATGCCGCCAAGCTGTGGGCGACGTATGCGAGCTCGCATATACCCAAGGCAAAAAACAATAA
- the cmeU gene encoding CmeU family protein — MNESEKQEVEKNIKELLAARAEFFKFLDERVPKIADTDVFDFERAGEASLKEVYAKFYGYDYAARKLLPYLYRTYGLDFDV, encoded by the coding sequence ATGAACGAATCTGAAAAGCAAGAGGTTGAAAAAAATATAAAAGAGCTTTTGGCCGCGAGAGCGGAATTTTTTAAATTCTTAGATGAGCGCGTGCCAAAAATCGCGGATACCGACGTATTTGATTTCGAGCGCGCAGGCGAGGCTAGCTTGAAAGAAGTTTATGCGAAATTCTACGGATACGACTACGCTGCGCGCAAGCTGCTGCCATACTTATACCGCACTTATGGGCTAGACTTCGATGTCTGA
- a CDS encoding ribose-phosphate pyrophosphokinase, whose amino-acid sequence MRGYKIFSGTANPEFAKKISKYLSLPLSECAIKTFSDGEISVQIGESVRGKDVFVIQPTCAPANSNLMELLILTDALKRSSANSITAVVPYFGYARQDRKAAPRVPISAKLVANMMQTAGIDRVVTMDLHAGQIQGFFDVPVDNLYGSLIFLDYLKEKNLKNPIIASPDVGGVARARSFAKKLSLDLVIVDKRREEANKSEVMNIIGDVAGKDVILIDDMIDTAGTIVKAAGAFKEQGAKSVSAFCTHAVLSGPAYERIESGALDGLVVTDTIPLKQESDRIKVISVAPLFGEVIRRVYHDESVNSLFK is encoded by the coding sequence ATGCGCGGATATAAAATTTTCTCCGGCACCGCAAATCCCGAATTTGCCAAAAAAATCTCCAAATATCTCTCGCTACCGCTTAGCGAATGCGCGATCAAAACCTTCAGCGACGGCGAAATCAGCGTCCAGATCGGCGAGAGCGTGCGCGGTAAGGACGTCTTCGTCATCCAGCCCACATGCGCGCCCGCAAACTCCAATCTGATGGAGCTTTTGATCCTAACAGACGCGCTGAAGCGCTCCAGCGCGAACTCGATCACGGCGGTCGTGCCCTACTTCGGCTACGCTCGCCAAGACCGCAAGGCGGCCCCGCGCGTGCCGATCAGCGCGAAGCTCGTGGCAAATATGATGCAGACGGCAGGCATCGACCGCGTCGTCACGATGGATCTGCACGCGGGGCAGATACAGGGCTTTTTCGACGTGCCGGTCGATAACCTCTACGGCTCGCTGATATTTTTGGATTATCTGAAAGAGAAAAATTTAAAAAATCCGATCATCGCCAGCCCCGACGTTGGCGGCGTCGCGCGCGCCAGAAGCTTCGCTAAAAAGCTCTCGCTCGATCTGGTGATCGTCGATAAGCGCCGCGAGGAGGCGAACAAAAGCGAGGTGATGAACATCATCGGCGACGTCGCGGGCAAGGACGTGATCCTAATCGACGATATGATCGACACCGCGGGCACCATCGTCAAGGCCGCGGGCGCGTTTAAGGAACAGGGCGCGAAGAGCGTCAGCGCGTTTTGTACGCACGCCGTGCTGAGCGGCCCGGCATACGAGCGCATCGAAAGCGGCGCGCTAGACGGCCTCGTCGTGACCGACACAATCCCGCTAAAGCAGGAAAGCGACCGCATTAAGGTAATCAGCGTCGCTCCGCTTTTCGGCGAGGTCATCAGGCGCGTATATCACGACGAGAGCGTAAACAGCTTATTCAAATAA
- a CDS encoding YgcG family protein, producing the protein MRVAWRFAFALMALFVISVAAPSEYLAHPNGTAVIDEAGILRPAARESLNEILTTFDKNSTNQIMLVSLKSLGGYSIEEIGVEQARALGIGQKGRDNGVLLLVAPHEHKVRIEVGYGLEGVLTDMRAKRIISNKILPYFRQGDYESGVISGISAIISTIEGGDIKFDPLNANAQQDPSNKDFAIFMVLFAVLLFAILSRRVTRLRRSDEDIISSADIISEIARSSRMRGGSSGDFGRFGGNGGFRGGGFSGGGGSFGGGGASGSW; encoded by the coding sequence ATGAGAGTGGCTTGGAGATTTGCTTTTGCCCTGATGGCGCTATTTGTAATAAGCGTCGCCGCACCTAGCGAGTATCTAGCCCATCCAAACGGCACCGCCGTAATTGATGAGGCTGGTATTTTACGCCCAGCCGCAAGAGAGAGCCTGAATGAAATTTTAACGACTTTCGATAAAAATTCCACAAACCAGATCATGCTCGTAAGCCTAAAATCGCTCGGTGGCTACTCTATCGAGGAAATCGGCGTAGAGCAGGCGCGCGCTCTTGGTATCGGGCAAAAAGGGCGTGACAACGGCGTACTGCTGCTTGTCGCTCCACACGAGCATAAAGTGCGTATCGAGGTCGGATACGGGCTAGAGGGCGTGCTAACCGATATGCGCGCCAAGCGTATCATCAGCAATAAAATTCTGCCCTATTTTAGGCAGGGAGATTACGAAAGTGGCGTCATTAGCGGGATTTCAGCGATCATCAGCACGATCGAAGGCGGCGATATAAAATTTGATCCCCTTAACGCCAACGCGCAGCAGGATCCGAGCAACAAGGACTTTGCGATCTTTATGGTGCTTTTTGCGGTCTTGCTTTTTGCGATACTGAGCCGCCGCGTGACGCGCCTCAGAAGAAGCGACGAGGATATAATCTCGAGTGCAGACATCATAAGCGAAATTGCGCGCTCATCGCGCATGAGAGGCGGCTCATCCGGAGATTTTGGCAGATTTGGAGGAAATGGCGGTTTTCGCGGAGGTGGCTTCAGTGGGGGCGGCGGAAGCTTCGGCGGAGGCGGTGCTAGCGGGAGCTGGTAG
- a CDS encoding cytochrome bc complex cytochrome b subunit: protein MAHIRKATGVWDWFDQRLAVTKFFKVMVSEYWIPKNISFLWAMGVILMTLFIVLFVSGLMLVMYYKPDVNLAFDSVNFTIMKEVEYGWLWRHIHAVSASVVFLILYIHTLVAIYYRSYKQGREMIWVSGMLLFIIFSAEAFSGYMLPWGQMSYWAAMVITNLFGGIPVVGDAIVEWIRGDYAVSDPTLTRFFMLHVCLLPIVVVAVLAVHFYSLRFPHVNNLDGEEIDFELEGEKYLEGKTSESKVIPFWPGFLAKDFFYVSIFMIFFFYLVGFHFDFAMDPINFEPANSLKTPTHIYPEWYFLWEYEILRGFYFDVGPLKAADIGLIAFAFAGVSLFFIPLFDRSSVVAPAHKNKAFFIWFWVLVIDMILLSLFGKLPADGAELGIENKYWGFALSIIYIGLLVVVLPLITIAERKRV, encoded by the coding sequence ATGGCACATATCAGAAAAGCTACGGGAGTTTGGGATTGGTTCGACCAAAGGCTCGCCGTAACGAAATTTTTCAAGGTGATGGTAAGCGAGTATTGGATTCCTAAAAATATTAGCTTCCTTTGGGCGATGGGCGTTATTTTGATGACGCTATTTATAGTTTTGTTCGTTAGTGGACTAATGCTCGTGATGTATTATAAGCCAGATGTCAATTTGGCATTCGATAGCGTAAATTTCACGATTATGAAAGAGGTCGAATACGGCTGGCTATGGCGACATATCCACGCAGTATCGGCATCAGTCGTATTTTTGATCCTATACATTCATACTTTAGTAGCTATATATTACCGCTCGTATAAGCAAGGGCGAGAGATGATTTGGGTAAGCGGAATGCTGCTTTTCATCATCTTTTCGGCTGAGGCTTTTAGCGGATATATGCTTCCGTGGGGGCAGATGAGCTACTGGGCAGCGATGGTTATTACTAATCTTTTTGGAGGAATTCCAGTAGTTGGCGATGCGATAGTCGAATGGATTCGCGGCGATTATGCTGTTAGTGATCCAACGCTGACGCGATTTTTTATGCTTCATGTCTGTTTGCTGCCTATTGTGGTGGTTGCGGTGCTGGCAGTGCATTTTTATTCGCTTAGATTTCCGCATGTAAATAACCTAGACGGCGAGGAGATTGACTTTGAGCTCGAGGGTGAGAAGTATTTGGAAGGAAAAACTAGCGAAAGTAAGGTAATTCCGTTTTGGCCGGGCTTTTTGGCGAAGGATTTTTTCTATGTCAGTATCTTTATGATATTTTTCTTTTATCTAGTGGGCTTTCACTTCGATTTTGCGATGGATCCGATAAATTTCGAGCCGGCAAACAGCCTCAAAACCCCAACGCATATCTATCCGGAATGGTACTTTCTCTGGGAGTATGAAATTCTGCGCGGATTTTACTTCGACGTAGGGCCGCTTAAGGCTGCCGACATCGGACTTATCGCCTTTGCCTTCGCTGGAGTTTCGCTGTTTTTTATCCCACTATTTGATCGCAGCAGCGTAGTAGCCCCCGCGCACAAAAACAAGGCGTTTTTCATTTGGTTTTGGGTTTTGGTAATCGACATGATCCTGCTTAGCCTTTTCGGCAAGCTCCCTGCAGACGGCGCGGAGCTCGGTATCGAAAACAAATACTGGGGCTTTGCTTTATCGATCATATATATCGGATTGCTCGTCGTAGTGCTTCCGCTAATTACAATTGCAGAAAGGAAGAGGGTCTAG
- a CDS encoding LemA family protein, translating into MKELQGENNERIGYDDKGLSARGESFGGGEYPRQKGGLHILIKALIVLVIAAIAFAIFAVPVYNKLVSKDEEVKAAWSQVQNQYQRRADLIPNFVETVKGYASHEKDTLEGVINARAKATAVNINAESLAQNPEAFAKFNGAQGELSSALSRLMLVVERYPDLKANQNFAELQNQLEGTENRIAVARKDYIASVQEYNKLIRTFPTNIIARIVGLGGAKPSFSADGSSQKAPSVSFK; encoded by the coding sequence ATGAAAGAGCTGCAAGGAGAAAATAACGAGCGTATAGGTTACGACGATAAAGGCTTATCTGCGCGAGGCGAGAGCTTTGGCGGAGGAGAGTATCCGCGCCAAAAAGGAGGGCTTCATATCTTAATCAAAGCTCTAATCGTCTTAGTGATTGCAGCGATTGCGTTTGCGATATTTGCAGTGCCGGTTTACAACAAGCTCGTAAGCAAAGATGAAGAAGTTAAGGCTGCGTGGAGCCAGGTACAAAACCAATATCAGCGCCGCGCCGATTTGATTCCAAATTTCGTAGAAACCGTCAAGGGCTACGCTAGCCATGAAAAAGATACCTTAGAAGGCGTTATAAATGCCCGCGCTAAGGCAACCGCTGTCAATATCAATGCAGAAAGCTTAGCGCAAAATCCGGAAGCGTTTGCGAAATTTAACGGCGCCCAAGGTGAGCTTAGCTCAGCCCTATCACGCTTGATGCTGGTAGTCGAGCGTTATCCGGATCTTAAGGCAAATCAGAATTTCGCCGAGCTGCAAAATCAGCTCGAAGGCACGGAAAATCGCATCGCCGTAGCGCGCAAGGACTACATCGCTTCGGTGCAGGAATACAACAAGCTAATTAGGACCTTTCCTACAAACATCATCGCGCGCATCGTAGGACTAGGCGGCGCCAAACCTAGCTTTAGCGCTGATGGCTCAAGCCAAAAAGCCCCTAGCGTTTCGTTTAAATAA
- a CDS encoding alanine racemase produces the protein MSEIILDRDAYAHNLAQIAAKVGGAERVFLVAKDNSYGHGCRICCEEAAKLGFVRAVTRSAAEAAQIADLFDEILVLSHIPRGDEDERFCYAVNDLSYFSRLKRGLKIYIAADTAMHRNGIAANELDEALRLCKAGGFKLRGFFTHFRASDELSADFFAQRQNFIEFKRIAGQKAAAAGFENLKFHSSNSAAIERSAGFEDEYVRVGMAQFGYPQFDESLNLRPVLKLYADLISSRVLKKGERVGYGAKFEAPRDMRIGTYDLGYADGLFRYDGEDELALASGQRMLGKMSMDSFCAEFGGERVCVLDDARAWAKRFGTIEYEILVKLNSNIPRRFQ, from the coding sequence ATGTCTGAGATCATCTTAGATCGCGACGCTTATGCGCACAATCTAGCGCAAATTGCCGCCAAAGTAGGTGGAGCGGAGCGAGTATTTTTGGTAGCCAAGGATAATTCATACGGTCATGGCTGTAGGATTTGCTGCGAGGAAGCGGCAAAGCTAGGCTTCGTACGCGCCGTAACGCGAAGTGCTGCGGAAGCTGCGCAGATCGCGGATTTATTTGATGAAATTTTAGTGCTCTCGCACATTCCGCGCGGGGACGAGGATGAGCGTTTTTGCTACGCGGTAAATGATCTGAGCTACTTCTCGCGTCTTAAACGAGGGCTTAAAATTTATATCGCTGCAGATACTGCTATGCACAGAAACGGCATCGCTGCGAACGAGCTAGATGAGGCGCTTAGGCTATGCAAGGCGGGCGGATTTAAGCTTCGTGGCTTTTTCACACACTTTCGCGCAAGCGACGAGCTAAGTGCAGATTTTTTCGCACAAAGGCAAAATTTCATAGAATTTAAGCGTATCGCGGGACAAAAAGCCGCCGCCGCGGGCTTTGAAAATTTAAAATTTCATTCGAGCAACTCCGCAGCTATCGAGCGAAGTGCGGGCTTTGAGGACGAATATGTGCGCGTAGGCATGGCGCAGTTCGGCTATCCGCAATTTGACGAGAGCCTAAATTTACGCCCCGTGCTAAAGCTCTATGCCGATCTGATCAGCTCGCGCGTGTTAAAGAAAGGCGAGCGCGTGGGCTACGGCGCGAAATTTGAAGCGCCGCGCGATATGAGGATCGGCACCTACGATTTAGGCTATGCCGACGGGCTATTTCGCTACGACGGCGAGGACGAGCTAGCGCTTGCAAGCGGGCAAAGAATGCTCGGAAAAATGTCGATGGATAGTTTCTGCGCGGAATTCGGCGGCGAGCGAGTTTGCGTGCTGGACGACGCGCGAGCCTGGGCAAAGCGCTTCGGCACGATTGAATATGAAATTTTAGTCAAATTAAATTCCAACATCCCAAGGAGATTTCAATGA
- the petA gene encoding ubiquinol-cytochrome c reductase iron-sulfur subunit → MSDLKQDRRGFIGLTFGAVAAVGGVFALVGMKKSWDPLPSVRAAGVTTVDLSPIKEGELYQTQWRKKPIFVLKKTADMPKNDARDVVVGDARYTLCIGLCTHLGCIPSYKPSTQQFICACHGGIFDANGVNVFGPPPRPMDIPPFKIDGTKLVLGEEGPEYQALKQKA, encoded by the coding sequence ATGTCTGATCTAAAACAGGATAGACGAGGCTTTATCGGGCTTACTTTCGGCGCAGTTGCCGCCGTGGGTGGCGTTTTCGCACTCGTGGGGATGAAGAAATCGTGGGATCCGTTACCTAGCGTGCGCGCTGCGGGCGTCACTACAGTAGATTTAAGTCCGATCAAAGAGGGCGAGCTGTATCAAACGCAGTGGCGCAAAAAGCCGATTTTCGTGCTTAAAAAGACTGCTGATATGCCTAAAAACGATGCCCGCGACGTCGTCGTAGGAGATGCTAGATATACGCTTTGCATAGGGCTTTGCACGCATTTAGGCTGTATTCCTAGCTACAAGCCATCGACGCAACAGTTCATCTGTGCATGTCACGGCGGGATTTTCGATGCTAACGGCGTAAACGTGTTCGGTCCGCCGCCGCGTCCTATGGATATACCGCCCTTTAAAATCGACGGAACGAAACTCGTTTTAGGCGAAGAGGGCCCCGAATACCAAGCCCTAAAGCAGAAAGCATAG
- a CDS encoding phosphomannomutase/phosphoglucomutase: protein MIEDIFREYDIRGIVGEELNERSVKAIGFALGKHIANLGLERVSVGYDARLSADELFGYFVSGLNFAGLRVYNIGLLPTPVGYFSVFTHKFDANVMITGSHNPKNYNGFKITIGTDSFFGADLKRLGAQVQELMSSNFKIPTDTSTQRYDILSEYLAYFEKEFAALKGFAAPFIIDCANGAAGVTATKIIERLDLNAKVLFPQPDGNFPNHHPDPSEEKNLADLKVAMKQDGVALGFGFDGDADRIAVLTPRRNIKGDELACLLALNMNRPRILGEVKCSQAMYDTIDKIGKSFMGKTGHSNIKKAMKELGIDLAAEVSGHIYFKERYFGFDDGVYAMMRVLELVAKGYDLDAELDKLPRVFSTDEIKFNTSEEAKFKIIEALKAQIHAGIAELPPIRDIIEIDGIRVRFDDGWALVRASNTTPVIVTRFEASSPEFRDEMQRVFLGKLENLKDQR from the coding sequence ATGATCGAAGATATCTTTAGAGAATACGACATACGCGGCATCGTGGGCGAGGAGCTAAACGAGCGCAGCGTAAAGGCGATCGGCTTTGCTCTTGGCAAACATATCGCAAATCTCGGGCTTGAGCGCGTTAGCGTGGGATACGACGCCCGTCTTAGCGCGGATGAGCTTTTCGGCTATTTCGTAAGCGGGCTAAATTTCGCCGGGTTGCGGGTTTATAATATCGGCTTGCTACCGACGCCGGTGGGCTATTTTAGCGTATTTACGCATAAATTTGACGCAAACGTAATGATCACCGGCTCGCACAACCCCAAAAATTACAACGGCTTTAAGATAACGATCGGCACGGATAGCTTCTTTGGCGCGGATTTGAAACGTCTGGGCGCGCAGGTGCAAGAGCTGATGAGTTCAAATTTTAAAATTCCAACCGATACAAGCACCCAGAGGTACGACATCTTAAGCGAGTATCTAGCATATTTTGAGAAGGAATTTGCAGCGCTTAAGGGCTTTGCCGCGCCTTTTATCATTGACTGCGCAAACGGAGCCGCAGGCGTTACCGCTACTAAAATCATCGAAAGGCTGGATCTAAACGCTAAAGTTTTGTTCCCGCAGCCAGACGGCAACTTTCCAAACCACCACCCAGACCCAAGCGAGGAGAAAAATTTAGCGGATCTTAAAGTCGCGATGAAGCAAGACGGCGTGGCTTTGGGCTTCGGCTTTGACGGAGATGCCGATAGGATCGCCGTGCTAACTCCGCGCCGCAATATCAAAGGCGACGAGCTAGCCTGCCTACTGGCTCTAAACATGAACCGCCCGCGCATCCTAGGCGAGGTCAAATGCTCGCAGGCGATGTATGATACCATCGATAAGATCGGCAAAAGCTTCATGGGCAAGACCGGCCACAGCAATATCAAAAAGGCGATGAAGGAGCTAGGCATTGATCTTGCCGCGGAGGTTAGCGGGCATATCTATTTTAAAGAGCGATATTTCGGCTTCGATGACGGCGTATATGCGATGATGCGAGTGCTTGAGCTCGTAGCTAAAGGATATGATTTAGACGCCGAGCTAGACAAGCTGCCGCGGGTTTTTAGCACCGATGAGATTAAATTTAATACGAGCGAGGAGGCAAAATTTAAGATCATCGAGGCTCTTAAAGCTCAAATCCACGCAGGTATCGCGGAGCTACCGCCCATCCGCGATATTATCGAGATCGACGGCATCAGAGTGCGGTTTGATGACGGCTGGGCGCTCGTACGGGCAAGCAACACCACGCCCGTGATCGTAACCCGCTTCGAGGCCTCTAGCCCTGAGTTTCGCGACGAAATGCAGCGCGTATTTTTAGGTAAACTAGAAAATTTAAAGGACCAGAGATGA
- the ccsA gene encoding cytochrome c biogenesis protein CcsA has product MKTFFSMECASVMLLILALACAIATFVETAYGTEVAWAMVYSTAWFGALMVLLGVNLTYNIYRYRMIKLRTLPALIFHASFLFMLAGAILTRYFGFEGNIHIREGGESSIVTTKDEVVQLLTLGSDGEFISADESKFLNGAGRMNFDLNLDVEGRIANLKFKELVEHGELKWVQDPTGQAPARVELLFSNNVGSQNVSLQSGESMDIGELSITFNAEPKSKNFIYIKSKDGKFYLNSNLDINATKMADMSTAPLKRNEDNPLGNLLLYSFDEINFAPVSLLSSAVEKFVPIAANLPGEPGVVATLSFAGQSREIYVPRDSHGASYKVGDKNFIVALAPKMLHLPFKIALRDFVMDRYPGTNSPSGYKSEITLKDGNSSFDYDIFMNHVLDYGGYRFFQSSYDTDERGTVLSVNKDPGKVPTYIGYFLLCVGMFFNFFNRGSRFFKLSRLISENTHLAREKDVNSKNSASSSVPASSAENSASKRAKKSRRGTKGAALALVGALALSLAALYPSTANAEQNSTTQNSSSVSNTATENSAPQSPASVQDPASQNSAQNSAAENSKQSSTPQESAVEQDSVPPHNFSTMGGELAVPKFDPKFSEDLASLVIQGFDGRMEPFDTVSRELLNKIYRADNYKAPNGEILNHNAAALSFMLNQSYWRRAPIIKVSEPELKKILGMDEKQSHASMMDFFEFKGGESYYKLDKMVEEINRKPLGNRGVLDKEIIKVNERVNVFYSAFMGDYFRIIPVKNAKNNEWLSPLYLGDALDQNESAEVKKMMGIFVSSVVYAQESGDWSGAEKMLSYVKKYQAQNGANLMPSESAIKYEILFNKAKIFSRLFPIYTISGFLLLIFIFLRMMKPTLRLGGAFKLVYIVNIIAFIAHTAGLALRGYVSGHAPWSNSYESLIYIAWALSLSGIFFSRKSAISLALTSIMAGITLMVAHLSDIDPQITNLQPVLKSHWLTIHVSVITASYGFLGLCMLLGIFTLVMFLFDKKNPEIARNITEATHINEMSMILGLCLLTVGNFLGGVWANESWGRYWGWDPKETWALITIFIYAVVVHFRFMRKLNNQFAFAVASMFAYFSVIMTYFGVNFYLSGMHSYASGERIPVPGWAYVMVASMVALAIAAYFRSGKSARL; this is encoded by the coding sequence ATGAAGACATTTTTTAGTATGGAGTGCGCGTCAGTGATGCTACTGATTTTGGCGCTAGCCTGTGCGATCGCCACTTTCGTAGAGACCGCTTACGGCACGGAAGTAGCTTGGGCAATGGTTTATTCTACTGCGTGGTTTGGCGCGCTGATGGTGCTTTTGGGAGTAAATTTAACCTACAATATCTATCGCTACCGCATGATTAAACTTCGCACGCTGCCTGCGCTAATCTTTCACGCAAGCTTTTTGTTTATGCTTGCTGGAGCGATTTTGACGAGATATTTCGGCTTTGAGGGCAATATCCATATAAGAGAGGGCGGCGAGAGCTCGATCGTAACGACTAAAGACGAGGTCGTTCAGCTTCTTACTTTAGGCAGTGACGGCGAGTTTATATCTGCTGACGAGAGCAAATTTTTAAACGGCGCAGGACGGATGAACTTCGATCTCAATCTAGACGTAGAGGGTAGGATCGCAAATTTAAAATTTAAAGAGCTCGTAGAACATGGCGAGCTAAAATGGGTGCAAGATCCGACCGGACAGGCCCCTGCGCGCGTGGAACTATTATTTTCAAACAATGTTGGCAGCCAAAATGTCTCCTTGCAATCAGGCGAAAGCATGGATATAGGCGAGCTTAGTATTACTTTTAATGCAGAGCCTAAAAGTAAGAATTTCATCTATATAAAATCCAAAGACGGCAAATTCTATCTAAACTCAAATCTTGATATAAACGCCACTAAAATGGCTGATATGAGCACTGCACCGCTTAAGAGAAACGAGGATAATCCGCTAGGCAATCTCTTGCTTTACAGCTTTGACGAAATAAATTTCGCCCCCGTTAGCCTGCTTAGCTCCGCGGTCGAGAAATTCGTCCCGATCGCTGCAAATTTACCGGGTGAGCCCGGCGTAGTAGCTACGCTAAGCTTTGCGGGGCAGAGTCGCGAAATCTACGTGCCTAGGGATTCGCATGGCGCTAGCTACAAGGTCGGAGATAAGAATTTCATCGTAGCCTTGGCGCCAAAGATGCTTCATCTGCCTTTTAAAATCGCGCTTCGCGACTTCGTGATGGATCGCTACCCAGGCACCAATTCGCCCTCCGGATATAAAAGCGAAATCACGCTAAAAGACGGCAATTCGAGCTTTGATTATGATATTTTTATGAATCACGTGCTCGATTACGGCGGATACCGATTTTTCCAAAGCTCATACGACACGGATGAGCGTGGTACCGTGCTTTCGGTCAATAAAGACCCCGGTAAAGTTCCAACTTACATCGGTTATTTTTTGCTTTGCGTAGGGATGTTTTTTAACTTTTTCAACCGGGGCTCGCGCTTTTTCAAGCTCTCGCGCTTAATCAGCGAAAATACGCATCTTGCTAGAGAAAAAGATGTAAATTCTAAAAATTCGGCGTCTAGCTCGGTGCCCGCAAGCTCCGCAGAAAACTCTGCATCAAAACGCGCCAAAAAATCGCGACGCGGCACTAAAGGTGCGGCATTAGCATTAGTAGGCGCGTTGGCTTTGAGTTTGGCCGCATTGTATCCTAGCACAGCAAATGCCGAACAAAACTCCACTACTCAAAATTCTAGTTCCGTCTCAAACACAGCTACAGAAAATTCCGCGCCACAAAGCCCGGCTAGCGTGCAAGATCCCGCTTCGCAAAATTCCGCGCAGAATTCCGCCGCTGAAAATTCCAAGCAAAGCTCCACTCCGCAAGAATCTGCAGTGGAGCAAGACTCCGTCCCACCGCATAATTTTTCTACTATGGGAGGCGAGCTAGCCGTGCCGAAATTTGATCCTAAATTTAGTGAGGATTTAGCAAGCCTCGTAATTCAGGGATTTGATGGGCGAATGGAGCCTTTTGATACAGTTTCTAGGGAGCTTTTAAATAAAATTTACCGCGCCGACAACTACAAGGCGCCAAATGGCGAAATTTTAAACCACAACGCCGCTGCGCTTTCGTTTATGCTAAATCAAAGCTACTGGAGGCGTGCGCCAATCATCAAGGTTAGCGAGCCAGAGCTTAAAAAAATTCTAGGTATGGATGAGAAGCAAAGCCACGCCAGTATGATGGATTTTTTTGAATTTAAAGGCGGCGAGAGCTACTACAAACTCGATAAAATGGTCGAGGAGATCAACCGCAAGCCTTTGGGCAATCGCGGTGTGCTAGATAAAGAGATCATCAAGGTAAATGAGCGCGTAAACGTCTTTTACTCGGCGTTTATGGGGGATTATTTTAGAATTATTCCGGTTAAGAACGCTAAAAATAACGAGTGGCTTTCGCCGCTATATCTAGGCGATGCGCTGGATCAAAACGAATCTGCTGAAGTTAAAAAGATGATGGGAATATTCGTTTCGTCCGTGGTCTATGCCCAAGAAAGCGGGGATTGGAGCGGCGCAGAAAAGATGCTAAGCTACGTCAAAAAATACCAAGCGCAAAACGGAGCAAATTTAATGCCTAGCGAGAGCGCGATAAAATATGAAATTTTATTTAATAAGGCTAAAATTTTTTCTCGCCTCTTTCCGATCTACACTATATCGGGATTTTTGCTTCTGATCTTTATCTTTTTGCGAATGATGAAGCCCACTCTTCGCTTAGGCGGCGCGTTTAAGCTCGTTTATATCGTAAATATCATTGCTTTCATCGCGCATACCGCAGGTCTTGCGCTGCGCGGCTACGTTTCGGGGCACGCGCCGTGGAGTAACTCCTACGAATCGCTCATCTACATCGCGTGGGCGCTGTCGCTAAGCGGAATATTTTTCTCGAGAAAATCCGCTATTTCGCTAGCGCTAACGTCGATAATGGCGGGCATAACGCTGATGGTGGCGCATCTTAGCGACATCGATCCGCAGATTACCAATCTTCAGCCGGTTCTAAAATCGCACTGGCTTACGATCCACGTCTCGGTAATCACCGCGAGCTACGGATTTTTAGGCCTTTGCATGCTGCTTGGAATTTTTACCCTCGTGATGTTTTTATTCGATAAGAAGAACCCCGAGATCGCGCGCAACATCACAGAGGCGACGCACATTAACGAAATGTCGATGATCCTAGGGCTTTGCTTGCTGACGGTCGGCAACTTCCTAGGCGGCGTGTGGGCAAACGAAAGCTGGGGGCGCTACTGGGGCTGGGATCCGAAGGAGACCTGGGCGCTCATTACGATTTTTATCTACGCGGTAGTAGTGCATTTTAGATTTATGCGCAAGCTCAACAATCAATTCGCCTTCGCGGTAGCCTCGATGTTTGCGTATTTTAGCGTCATAATGACCTATTTTGGCGTAAATTTCTACCTAAGCGGCATGCACTCTTACGCTAGCGGCGAGCGCATTCCGGTACCCGGCTGGGCGTACGTGATGGTTGCCTCGATGGTGGCCCTTGCGATCGCGGCGTATTTCCGCTCGGGCAAATCGGCTAGACTTTAG